One region of Gossypium raimondii isolate GPD5lz chromosome 6, ASM2569854v1, whole genome shotgun sequence genomic DNA includes:
- the LOC105773375 gene encoding thermospermine synthase ACAULIS5: protein MGEAVEIFYPNGFSKICNGTTKNQPPVDETRQFDSWYEEEIDEDLKWSFALKSVLYKGSSEYQDIALLDTKRFGKVLVIDGKMQSAEVDEFIYHECLIHPALLFHSNPKTVFIMGGGEGSAAREALRHKFIDEVVMCDIDEEVVNFCRRYLTVNRDAFCNKKLNLVINDAKAELEKRTEKFDIIVGDLADPVEGGPCYQLYTKSFYEKILKPKLNENGIFVTQAGPAGIFTHKEVFSSIYHTIRQVFKYVLAYTAHVPSFADTWGWVMASDQPFSIGAEEIDKRIAERVDGELLYLNGSSFLSSATMNKTVYLSLLNETHVYTEENARFIPGHGLGNHL from the exons ATGGGTGAGGCTGTTGAGATCTTTTATCCAAATGGTTTCTCTAAAATCTGTAATGGAACAACAAAGAACCAACCACCTGTTGATGAGACTCGCCAGTTTGATTCTTGGTATGAAGAGGAAATTGATGAGGATCTCAAATGGTCCTTCGCTTTGAAAAG TGTACTGTATAAAGGTTCTAGTGAGTATCAAGATATAGCCCTTTTGGACACTAAACGTTTTGGCAAG GTATTGGTGATTGATGGGAAAATGCAAAGTGCCGAAGTTGATGAATTTATTTACCATGAATGCTTAATTCATCCAGCTCTTTTGTTCCACTCGAA CCCCAAAACTGTGTTTATAATGGGGGGAGGGGAAGGGTCTGCAGCAAGGGAAGCACTCAGGCATAAATTTATTGATGAAGTTGTAATGTGTGATATTGATGAG GAAGTGGTCAATTTCTGCCGCAGATACCTGACTGTGAACCGTGATGCATTTTGCAACAAAAAGCTTAACCTTGTTATCAATGATGCCAA GGCTGAACTGGAGAAGAGGACTGAGAAATTTGATATCATAGTTGGAGATTTAGCAGATCCTGTTGAAGGAGGGCCTTGCTATCAACTTTAtacaaaatcattttatgaGAAAATTCTTAAGCCCAAACTCAATGAAAATGGCATTTTTGTCACTCAG GCTGGCCCAGCTGGAATATTCACTCACAAGGAGGTCTTTTCCTCTATATACCACACAATCAGGCAGGTTTTCAAGT ATGTGTTGGCATACACAGCTCATGTGCCATCCTTTGCTGATACATGGGGATGGGTTATG GCCTCGGATCAACCATTCTCCATTGGTGCTGAAGAAATTGACAAGAGGATTGCTGAAAGAGTAGATGGTGAATTACTCTACTTGAATGGCTCTTCATTCCTTTCCTCTGCAACCATGAACAAGACTGTTTATCTATC GCTGTTGAACGAAACCCATGTCTACACTGAGGAAAATGCGAGATTTATACCAGGACATGGATTGGGTAACCACCTTTGA
- the LOC105773373 gene encoding mechanosensitive ion channel protein 10, with the protein MAEKKSSAREEVVINVPSEENPKGLKGSPAKESEALDPKQNVQVSATKAFGPTANKPPKVPSAVNETPFTRRRSFAKPKSRFGEQSYIFETDQMEENVLANEEQVGGNSPYRHSFSKVSPNNKLGRSVRTDSAVSKTSTMASTGPSGESEYEEIIKKVKLHNEKLKRVKPKVVIEWLIFLLLLGCLIASLTSDELQSTHFWGLKTWKWCVLVMVIFCGMLVTRWFMHLVVFLIEINFLLRKKVLYFVHGLKKSVQVFIWLSLVLVTWVLLFLDVERSKTATKILDYVTWTLVSILIGAFLWLLKTLLLKILASNFHMNKFFDRIQESVFHHYILRTLSGRPLMETDEKSPLHLTVSNAKKGKGGKTKKLIDMGKVHKLKREKVSSWHMKVLVDAITNSGLSTISNTLDESTYDEGAEQADKEITNEEEAQYAAHQIFSNVARHESNHNHNYIDEVDLLRFMIKEEVDLVFPLFEGSNTGKIDRKSFTNWVIKVYKDQKTLAHALSDTKTAVKQLNKLVTVVLVVVTVIIWLLLMEIATTKVLLLLSSQLVVAAFMFGNTCKTIFEAIIFVFVMHPFDVGDRCVVDGVQLLVEEMNILTTVFLKLDNEKVYYPNSVLSTKPISNYYRSPDMGDGIEFSIDFMTPAKTIGKLKEEIRKYLEANSTIWHPSHLVVVKEIENVNKLKMALYCNHTMNFQDFREKNKRKTDLILELKRIFEELGIRYNLLPQHVNLNQVNQDRPDATYATT; encoded by the exons ATGGCAGAGAAGAAAAGTAGTGCAAGAGAAGAAGTGGTGATCAATGTTCCCAGTGAAGAAAATCCCAAAGGGCTAAAAGGGTCTCCTGCAAAGGAATCAGAGGCATTGGACCCTAAGCAAAATGTTCAAGTTTCAGCCACCAAAGCATTTGGTCCAACTGCAAATAAGCCACCAAAAGTCCCAAGTGCAGTTAATGAGACCCCCTTTACTAGAAGAAGGTCATTTGCTAAACCCAAGTCAAGATTTGGGGAACAATCTTATATTTTTGAAACTGATCAAATGGAAGAGAATGTTTTAGCTAATGAAGAACAAGTTGGTGGAAATTCACCTTATAGACACTCCTTTAGTAAGGTTTCCCCTAATAACAAGTTGGGGAGAAGTGTTAGGACTGATTCCGCGGTGTCGAAAACGTCAACAATGGCCTCTACAGGCCCCAGTGGAGAAAGTGAATATGAGGAGATAATTAAGAAAGTTAAACTGCATAATGAGAAGCTTAAAAGAGTGAAACCTAAGGTTGTGATTGAGTGGCTCATATTTTTGTTACTCTTGGGATGCTTAATAGCTAGCTTAACTTCAGATGAGCTGCAGAGCACCCATTTTTGGGGTTTGAAAACTTGGAAATGGTGTGTGCTTGTGATGGTTATATTCTGTGGTATGTTGGTTACTCGTTGGTTTATGCATCTTGTTGTTTTCTTGATTGAGATCAACTTTCTACTACGGAAGAAAGTCCTGTATTTCGTTCATGGTTTGAAGAAGAGTGTTCAAGTGTTTATATGGCTGAGTTTAGTTCTTGTTACTTGGGTTCTTTTGTTTCTTGATGTCGAGAGATCGAAGACTGCCACGAAAATTCTCGATTACGTTACCTGGACTCTTGTAAGCATTCTCATTGGAGCTTTTTTGTGGTTGTTGAAGACTTTGTTGTTAAAGATATTGGCTTCCAATTTCCATATGAATAAATTCTTTGACAGAATACAAGAATCAGTCTTCCACCACTACATACTTCGGACCCTTTCGGGACGTCCATTAATGGAGACTGATGAAAAATCACCACTTCATTTGACTGTTAGCAATGCCAAAAAGGGTAAAGGGGGTAAGACGAAAAAGTTGATCGACATGGGAAAGGTCCATAAATTGAAGCGAGAAAAAGTTTCATCTTGGCACATGAAGGTGTTGGTTGATGCTATCACCAATTCAGGGCTCTCCACAATCTCCAACACCTTAGATGAAAGTACTTATGATGAAGGTGCCGAACAAGCTGATAAAGAAATCACTAACGAGGAGGAGGCACAATACGCCGCGCATCAAATTTTCTCGAACGTTGCTCGACACGAAAGCAACCACAACCACAA TTACATAGATGAGGTTGACCTTTTAAGGTTCATGATCAAAGAGGAGGTAGATCTTGTGTTTCCATTGTTTGAAGGATCAAACACCGGAAAAATTGACCGAAAAAGTTTCACAAACTGGGTG ATAAAGGTTTACAAGGATCAGAAAACACTAGCACATGCTTTGAGTGACACCAAAACAGCTGTTAAGCAATTGAATAAACTTGTAACAGTAGTCCTTGTTGTTGTTACTGTCATCATATGGCTTCTTTTGATGGAAATTGCAACCACAAAGGTGCTTTTGCTCCTTTCATCACAACTTGTAGTTGCTGCTTTTATGTTTGGAAACACCTGCAAGACTATATTTGAAGCCATCATATTTGTATTCGTGATGCATCCATTTGATGTAGGTGATCGTTGTGTGGTTGATGGTGTTCAG TTGTTAGTTGAGGAGATGAACATTTTAACGACTGTCTTCCTGAAGCTTGATAATGAAAAGGTGTACTACCCGAACTCTGTTTTGTCTACAAAGCCTATCAGCAACTATTACAGAAGCCCCGATATGGGTGATGGTATAGAGTTCTCTATTGATTTTATGACACCAGCAAAAACAATAGGCAAGCTGAAAGAAGAAATAAGGAA GTATTTGGAGGCCAATAGTACCATATGGCATCCTAGCCACCTTGTGGTGGTGAAGGAGATTGAGAATGTCAATAAGTTAAAGATGGCTCTCTATTGCAATCATACAATGAACTTCCAGGACTTCAGAGAGAAGAACAAGCGTAAAACTGATTTGATCCTTGAATTGAAGAGAATTTTCGAGGAGTTGGGCATAAGATACAATCTCCTTCCCCAGCATGTGAATCTCAACCAAGTCAATCAAGACAGGCCTGATGCGACTTATGCGACCACCTGA